A single window of Sphingobacteriales bacterium DNA harbors:
- a CDS encoding DUF2059 domain-containing protein, which produces MLHLCCFYFFCFNAAAQHVWRDTTIKVSEADFFQTEQEKKDMAQYITELMPLLKVEERADAVYGEIIPLAQKEMDELSKEVWDTLIPAMVRETAPAFQQFYAEMYPKEFTSKEMGEILAFYKTDTGKKLLGKQEEMFFGLMSFKQSWGQGALNFLVDKGNKALEQHMLKKPEDCKFFHDGSFEMKQENGSQISWTRKDTIQTEQDSLNRRTTYIINWQNECKYTLTVKESELPALKPYIGAKMEVQLSETDVKNKTYKFRSFIPAANYHSRGEVRKKD; this is translated from the coding sequence TTGTTACACCTTTGTTGTTTTTACTTTTTTTGTTTCAATGCTGCCGCCCAGCATGTATGGCGCGATACCACGATTAAAGTGAGCGAAGCCGATTTTTTTCAAACGGAGCAGGAAAAAAAGGATATGGCGCAATACATAACTGAACTGATGCCATTACTGAAAGTGGAGGAGCGTGCCGATGCAGTGTATGGCGAAATTATCCCTTTGGCTCAAAAAGAAATGGACGAATTGAGCAAAGAAGTATGGGATACCCTCATTCCGGCAATGGTGCGCGAAACCGCCCCCGCTTTCCAACAATTTTATGCCGAGATGTATCCGAAAGAATTTACTTCCAAAGAAATGGGCGAAATTTTGGCTTTCTATAAAACCGATACCGGAAAAAAACTGCTCGGCAAGCAAGAAGAAATGTTTTTTGGCTTGATGAGTTTTAAACAAAGCTGGGGGCAAGGTGCTTTGAATTTTTTGGTGGATAAAGGTAATAAAGCCTTGGAGCAACACATGCTCAAAAAACCTGAAGACTGCAAATTCTTTCACGATGGCTCTTTTGAGATGAAACAGGAAAACGGCAGCCAAATTTCGTGGACGCGCAAAGACACCATACAAACAGAGCAGGACTCGCTCAACCGCCGCACTACCTACATCATAAACTGGCAAAACGAATGTAAATATACGCTCACCGTAAAAGAAAGCGAACTACCCGCGTTAAAACCCTACATCGGTGCTAAAATGGAAGTGCAATTATCAGAGACAGACGTAAAAAATAAAACTTATAAATTTCGCTCGTTTATACCCGCCGCCAACTATCATTCGCGCGGCGAAGTGCGCAAGAAAGATTAG
- a CDS encoding arginine--tRNA ligase — protein sequence MNIIYQLLQQEVAKLLNAAYQSDFQPQDITITETPKHFSGDCTVVIFPLAKKLQRNPNDIALLLQTQLQEVRRPELAFAAATLEKGFLNLTLTTNCLLHHFGQVSAHIAEYGTNSLAAEDRKKVVLEYCGPNTNKPLHLGHLRNMMVGWSVAELLKTVGHEVVKVNILNDRGIAICKSMVAWLKSGNGITPAVSGIKGDHFVGDFYVAFDKMIAEEYGSWQQSEAAQQAFSMWLKGKNGEKAKKELETDDSDKLRAYFFKEFKNDYFNQHSTLGAAAKDMLLRWEENDPETRRLWQTMNDWVLEGFQVTYNRLGIDFQEEYKESEYYLRGKELVMEALSEDTVYQKPDGSVWVDLTDLGLDHKILLRSDGTSVYLTQDLGVAEARYEKYHMDSSIYTVADEQNYHFQALKKTLQKMNKPYGDGIFHLAYGMVDLPSGRMKSREGTVVDADDLVDEVVDKVRQAAEEADKTLVLNEQEAIATYETLGVSAIKFFLLLVEPKKRMIFNPEESVNIHGTSAAFVQYSYARTRAVLRKYAKPVPTVLQYPHDFEPSERELLLQFLQYPSVVADAAAHYNPSLLAQYVYHLAKNYNRFFAECSILNNADERSTEFRVQLSAICGALLQKGLHLLGIQTVERM from the coding sequence ATGAATATCATTTACCAACTGCTGCAACAAGAAGTTGCCAAGCTGCTCAATGCGGCGTACCAGAGCGATTTTCAGCCACAGGATATTACCATCACCGAAACGCCCAAGCATTTTAGCGGCGACTGTACGGTTGTTATTTTTCCGCTTGCCAAAAAATTACAGCGCAATCCCAACGACATCGCCCTGCTCCTGCAAACACAACTCCAAGAAGTGCGCCGCCCTGAACTTGCTTTTGCCGCTGCCACTTTGGAAAAAGGTTTTCTGAACCTCACTTTAACCACCAACTGCTTGCTGCACCATTTCGGTCAGGTCAGTGCACATATAGCCGAATACGGCACCAACAGTTTAGCCGCCGAAGACCGCAAAAAAGTAGTATTGGAATATTGTGGACCCAACACCAACAAGCCTTTGCATCTAGGGCATTTGCGCAATATGATGGTAGGTTGGAGTGTGGCAGAACTGCTCAAAACCGTAGGACACGAAGTGGTAAAAGTGAATATCCTCAACGACCGCGGCATTGCTATTTGTAAAAGTATGGTGGCGTGGCTGAAAAGCGGCAACGGAATTACACCCGCCGTCAGTGGTATCAAAGGCGATCATTTTGTAGGCGATTTTTATGTGGCTTTTGATAAAATGATTGCCGAAGAATATGGCAGTTGGCAACAAAGCGAAGCTGCACAGCAAGCATTTTCAATGTGGCTCAAGGGTAAAAACGGCGAAAAAGCAAAAAAAGAGTTGGAAACAGACGATAGCGACAAACTGCGGGCTTATTTTTTCAAAGAATTTAAAAACGATTATTTCAATCAGCACAGCACATTAGGAGCTGCCGCCAAAGATATGTTGTTACGCTGGGAAGAAAACGACCCCGAAACCCGCCGTTTGTGGCAAACGATGAACGATTGGGTTTTGGAAGGATTTCAGGTGACTTACAACCGCTTAGGCATTGATTTTCAGGAGGAATACAAAGAATCGGAATATTATTTGAGAGGAAAAGAATTGGTGATGGAGGCACTCAGCGAGGATACGGTATATCAAAAACCGGACGGCTCGGTGTGGGTGGATTTGACGGATTTGGGATTAGATCACAAAATATTGCTGCGCAGCGATGGCACTTCGGTATATCTTACGCAAGATTTGGGTGTTGCCGAAGCCCGCTACGAGAAATATCACATGGATTCCTCTATTTACACCGTTGCCGATGAGCAAAATTATCATTTTCAAGCCCTGAAAAAAACACTTCAAAAAATGAACAAACCCTACGGCGATGGTATTTTCCATTTGGCGTATGGTATGGTGGATTTGCCGAGTGGTCGTATGAAAAGCCGCGAAGGTACGGTAGTTGATGCCGATGATTTGGTGGACGAAGTAGTGGATAAGGTGCGCCAAGCTGCCGAAGAAGCCGACAAAACTTTGGTACTCAACGAGCAGGAAGCTATTGCCACTTACGAAACACTCGGCGTAAGTGCCATAAAGTTCTTTTTGCTGCTGGTAGAACCCAAAAAGCGTATGATTTTCAACCCCGAAGAGTCGGTGAACATACACGGCACTTCAGCGGCTTTTGTGCAATACAGCTACGCCCGCACCCGCGCCGTACTGCGCAAATACGCCAAGCCCGTACCCACCGTATTACAATATCCGCACGATTTTGAGCCGAGCGAGCGTGAATTATTGTTGCAGTTTTTACAATACCCTTCCGTTGTTGCCGATGCCGCCGCACACTACAACCCCTCATTATTAGCGCAATATGTGTATCATTTAGCCAAAAACTATAACCGTTTTTTTGCCGAATGTTCTATTTTAAACAACGCAGATGAGCGCAGCACCGAATTTCGGGTGCAGCTTTCGGCGATATGTGGTGCATTATTGCAAAAAGGCTTGCATTTATTGGGTATTCAAACGGTGGAACGCATGTGA
- a CDS encoding peptidylprolyl isomerase yields the protein MCIVLFCSGSATAQNNSILFTYGQQEVPLSDFNYVYEKNNRNDANLYKEQSVREYLDLFINFKLKVKAAESIGLDTLASFKNELEQYRRQLAQSYLTDRDVSEELIKEAYEHSKEERKVSHILVMCAEDALPEDTLKAYNKALQLKADIVLKGKDFNQVARESSDDPSVRDNGGELGFLSAFQTIYPFERAFYRQQVGEISDPVRTKYGYHLIKVEQKRPSVGKRHAAHILFRIPKFADATQAQDAEKRANEAYSLLQKGEKFETLARQISEDKSTAPAGGDLGWFGAGKMVSEFEAATFALKNAGDFSPPFKTLYGWHIVKLIESKPIGDLEAMRSELKAKVEKDSRSEVAHHEFINKLKKQFAFNENENGKKNILSKLDSTFQQGAWKPNPADSYDQVLFIANKKTYRQKDFVDFLVKNQRRLRAGQSTEKAFNALYQLYVENELVKMEEAILPEKYPDFRRLMQEYRDGILLFDLTNREVWEKALTDSTGLKQYFEQHSDKYQWGERCKATIYTCHDEATAQALKAVLDKGSAETFIKENLDKGIKIGMQSGSFEKGQNDAIDSIPWKKGTSRILGNDKKEAIVVYVEAILPPAPRTLDEAKGYVVADYQAELEKQWMQRLNTTYPVKVNEEVLKTLIKP from the coding sequence GTGTGCATAGTACTGTTTTGCAGTGGTTCGGCAACAGCACAAAACAACTCCATTTTATTCACCTATGGACAACAAGAAGTGCCTTTGTCGGATTTTAATTATGTATATGAAAAAAACAACCGCAACGATGCCAATTTGTACAAAGAACAATCGGTGCGCGAGTATTTGGATTTATTCATCAATTTTAAATTAAAAGTGAAAGCCGCCGAAAGTATCGGTTTGGATACTTTGGCTTCGTTCAAAAATGAGTTGGAGCAGTATCGCCGCCAATTGGCACAGAGCTACCTCACAGACCGTGATGTGAGCGAAGAACTCATCAAAGAAGCCTACGAACACAGCAAAGAAGAGCGCAAAGTGTCGCATATATTGGTGATGTGCGCCGAAGATGCTTTGCCCGAAGATACGCTGAAAGCCTACAACAAAGCCTTACAGCTCAAAGCAGATATTGTGCTCAAAGGCAAAGATTTTAATCAGGTTGCCCGCGAATCTTCTGACGACCCCTCCGTGCGCGACAATGGCGGTGAACTCGGTTTTTTGTCGGCATTTCAGACAATATACCCTTTTGAAAGAGCTTTTTATCGCCAGCAAGTGGGAGAAATCTCTGACCCCGTGCGCACTAAATATGGCTATCATTTGATAAAAGTAGAACAAAAACGCCCCTCTGTCGGAAAACGCCACGCTGCTCATATTTTGTTTCGCATACCAAAATTTGCCGATGCTACGCAAGCACAAGATGCCGAAAAACGCGCCAACGAAGCATACAGTTTGCTCCAGAAAGGCGAAAAATTTGAAACATTGGCACGCCAAATATCCGAAGACAAAAGCACCGCACCGGCAGGCGGCGATTTGGGTTGGTTTGGTGCCGGAAAAATGGTATCCGAATTTGAAGCAGCTACCTTTGCCCTCAAAAATGCGGGCGATTTTTCACCACCTTTCAAAACACTCTACGGCTGGCATATCGTAAAACTCATAGAAAGCAAACCCATCGGCGATTTGGAAGCGATGCGCAGCGAACTGAAAGCCAAAGTAGAAAAAGACAGCCGCTCCGAAGTGGCACATCACGAATTTATCAATAAACTCAAAAAACAATTTGCTTTCAACGAAAACGAAAACGGCAAAAAAAATATTCTCAGCAAATTAGACTCTACTTTTCAGCAGGGAGCGTGGAAACCCAACCCCGCCGATAGCTACGACCAAGTATTGTTTATTGCCAATAAAAAAACATACCGCCAAAAAGATTTTGTAGATTTTTTAGTGAAAAATCAACGCCGTTTGAGGGCAGGGCAAAGCACCGAAAAAGCATTTAATGCGCTGTATCAGTTGTATGTAGAAAATGAATTGGTGAAAATGGAAGAAGCTATTTTGCCCGAAAAATATCCCGATTTTCGCCGTTTGATGCAGGAATACCGCGATGGCATTTTGCTCTTTGACCTCACCAACCGCGAAGTGTGGGAAAAAGCACTCACCGACTCCACCGGACTGAAACAATATTTTGAGCAGCACAGCGACAAATACCAATGGGGCGAACGGTGCAAAGCCACCATTTATACCTGCCACGATGAAGCCACCGCACAGGCTTTGAAAGCAGTGTTGGACAAGGGCAGTGCCGAAACCTTTATCAAAGAAAATTTAGATAAAGGTATTAAAATTGGTATGCAAAGCGGCTCTTTTGAAAAAGGACAAAACGATGCCATTGATTCTATTCCTTGGAAAAAAGGCACTTCGCGCATACTCGGAAACGATAAAAAAGAAGCAATTGTAGTGTATGTAGAAGCGATATTGCCGCCTGCCCCGCGCACGCTGGACGAAGCCAAAGGCTATGTAGTTGCCGACTATCAGGCAGAGTTGGAAAAACAATGGATGCAACGCCTCAATACCACCTATCCGGTAAAAGTAAATGAAGAAGTATTAAAAACTTTGATTAAACCATAG
- the lon gene encoding endopeptidase La, whose amino-acid sequence MFSMIKIQNTLKLLLDEESEMFPLVSINEEDFPEMNEFMEIPETVVLLPLRNTVLFPNIVVPVSVGRDKSLKTVKKAHDTNQLIGVITQRSAQVDDPTSKDLYTTGTLARVVKILKLPDDTHTVILQGRQRFVIKKITTLSPYIKAQIQALPEEKEEQTPEFEALMSSLKDSAVRAIELSPQIPNDITFLVRNIDKNAHLTHFICSNLNVPIEEKQKLLEINDLQQRGEKLLGLLHHEIQLLELKNKIQSRVNVEIDKQQRDYFLQQQMKTIQEELGEGASFVGELQNLRERAKQKLMPTAAREAFDKEMRKIQRMNPNMADYTVSLNYLELLLDLPWDEVSQDNLDLKRASKILEDDHYGLDKIKERILEYLAVIKLKGDLKSPILCFVGPPGVGKTSLGRSIARALGRKYVRMSLGGLHDESEVRGHRKTYIGAMPGRILQSLLRVGTSNPVFILDEIDKVGNDFRGDPSSALLEVLDPEQNSTFYDNYLELEYDLSRVMFIATANNLSTIQPALLDRMEIIQLSGYSTEEKIEIAKKHLIPEQREKHGLQPKQFKISDKALAVMIDEYTHESGVRDLERKIAPLMRHIAKLVAMYEETPSKIDVEMVHQVLDISTRMEPERYTGNNAAGVAIGLAWTASGGDILFVETNRSRGKGNLILTGNLGDVMKESATTALSFIKANSKTLGINEDIFSENDLHIHIPEGAIPKDGPSAGVTLLTALVSLLSGQPVKPYLAMSGEITLRGKVLPVGGIKEKILAAQRAGIKEVILCEENRKNVEKINPNFIKNLQFHYVKTMQEVLEIALPSKK is encoded by the coding sequence ATGTTTTCTATGATTAAAATACAAAATACTTTGAAATTATTACTTGACGAAGAATCGGAAATGTTCCCTTTAGTATCTATTAACGAAGAGGATTTTCCCGAAATGAACGAATTTATGGAAATACCCGAAACGGTAGTTTTGTTGCCTTTGCGCAATACGGTGCTATTTCCGAATATAGTAGTGCCTGTAAGTGTAGGGCGCGATAAATCGCTTAAAACCGTAAAAAAAGCCCACGATACCAACCAGCTTATCGGCGTAATTACGCAGCGGTCGGCACAGGTTGATGACCCCACTTCAAAAGATTTATACACCACCGGTACTTTGGCAAGGGTAGTAAAAATATTGAAATTGCCCGATGATACGCATACGGTTATTTTACAGGGCAGGCAGCGTTTTGTTATAAAAAAAATAACTACTTTATCGCCTTATATCAAAGCACAAATACAAGCACTGCCCGAAGAAAAGGAAGAGCAAACGCCGGAATTTGAAGCTCTGATGTCGAGCCTGAAAGACAGTGCCGTGCGTGCCATTGAGTTGTCGCCGCAAATTCCGAACGACATCACTTTTTTGGTGCGCAATATTGATAAAAATGCACACCTCACGCATTTTATATGCTCCAACTTAAATGTTCCTATTGAGGAAAAACAAAAACTCCTAGAAATCAACGACTTACAGCAGCGCGGTGAAAAACTATTAGGCTTGCTGCATCACGAAATACAATTACTGGAACTCAAAAACAAAATTCAGTCGCGCGTAAATGTAGAGATAGACAAGCAGCAACGCGATTATTTTCTCCAGCAACAAATGAAAACCATTCAGGAGGAACTCGGCGAAGGGGCTTCTTTTGTGGGCGAACTGCAAAATCTGCGCGAACGCGCCAAACAAAAATTGATGCCCACCGCCGCCCGCGAAGCATTTGACAAAGAAATGCGCAAAATACAGCGTATGAACCCCAATATGGCGGATTATACGGTGAGCCTGAATTATTTGGAACTGCTGCTCGACTTGCCCTGGGACGAAGTGAGCCAAGATAATTTGGATTTGAAACGCGCTTCAAAAATTTTGGAAGATGACCACTATGGTTTGGATAAAATCAAAGAGCGCATTTTGGAATATTTGGCGGTTATCAAACTCAAAGGCGACCTCAAATCGCCAATTTTATGCTTTGTAGGACCTCCCGGAGTAGGAAAAACTTCGCTCGGACGCTCCATTGCGCGGGCACTCGGACGCAAGTATGTGCGTATGTCGCTCGGCGGCTTGCACGACGAATCGGAGGTGCGCGGACATCGCAAAACCTATATCGGTGCTATGCCCGGACGCATTTTGCAGTCGCTCTTGCGCGTGGGCACTTCCAATCCGGTTTTTATATTGGACGAAATAGACAAAGTAGGTAATGATTTTCGCGGAGACCCTTCTTCGGCATTGCTCGAAGTGCTCGACCCCGAACAAAACAGCACTTTTTACGATAATTATCTGGAATTAGAATACGACCTCTCGCGTGTGATGTTTATCGCCACTGCCAATAATTTATCCACCATACAGCCCGCCCTGCTCGACCGTATGGAAATTATTCAGTTGAGCGGTTATTCTACGGAAGAAAAAATAGAAATTGCAAAAAAACACCTCATTCCCGAACAGCGCGAAAAACACGGCTTACAGCCGAAGCAGTTCAAGATTTCGGACAAAGCACTGGCGGTAATGATTGACGAATACACCCACGAGTCGGGAGTGCGCGATTTGGAGCGCAAAATTGCCCCCCTGATGCGCCACATTGCCAAGTTGGTGGCGATGTACGAAGAAACCCCCTCCAAAATAGATGTGGAAATGGTGCATCAGGTGTTGGACATCAGCACGCGCATGGAGCCGGAACGCTACACCGGAAACAATGCAGCAGGAGTGGCTATCGGCTTGGCGTGGACGGCGAGCGGCGGCGACATTTTATTTGTAGAAACCAACCGCAGCAGAGGCAAAGGCAATTTAATACTCACGGGAAATCTGGGCGATGTGATGAAAGAGTCGGCGACAACGGCATTGAGTTTTATCAAAGCCAACAGCAAAACACTCGGCATCAATGAAGACATATTTTCCGAAAACGACCTGCATATCCACATTCCCGAAGGAGCTATTCCGAAAGACGGACCTTCGGCGGGAGTCACTTTGCTCACGGCTTTGGTGTCTTTGTTGTCGGGGCAGCCCGTAAAACCCTATCTGGCGATGAGCGGCGAAATTACATTGCGCGGCAAAGTATTGCCGGTGGGTGGTATCAAAGAAAAAATATTGGCGGCACAGCGAGCCGGTATCAAAGAAGTGATTTTGTGCGAGGAAAACCGCAAAAATGTGGAAAAAATCAATCCTAATTTTATCAAAAACCTGCAATTT